The DNA segment CCAACATGCCAAAGTCTAGTGCTGATCATTTGAACTTTCTATAATTAGGAAATCTGAAATCTGAGAATAAAACTTATCATTCTTTATTGAGAACAATTGTTGCTTAAATTCAATTAAGTATTTTACTCTGTATTTCAATGTGTAATTGATGTGTGCTTTATATGTTCCTCTACTTTTAATATCTTGAAAAAATGGTAAGCAATAATGATTGTATGCAACATAggttttttgaattttttttctcagaacagaaattcaaccgattgtttcctcaaaacaaccgattatttcctATCTGACAAACTTTGGGCAAATATGTTTGTGAATTATAAATTATGGTTTGTAATTCTGTTGAACCCAATGATATCTTGAAAATCAAAACTATCTTTAATGCTTGGTCAAAATCACATGTGAATCTGTACCTTTCTGGTTTGACTGACTATGTCAGCTTTATTGTTCAGATTTGATTCATTTTTCAGTTTGAAAACATCTTTATCTGTGCCATCTTTGACCATGAAGTTTAGCTAATATAAGACAATGCAATTTGTTGCTATTTCTCACACATACAAactatttttctctcttctctGTTTTAAGTTTCGTTTCTGCAGTGAGTTAAAAACCTTGTCCTAAATTAAGCAATGGTCGACACTCCTCCCTCTGCAAAAAGGATGAAATCAATGGGTGTTAAAAGCTCTGGAAAGCTTGAAGGATGGTTTGCAGGTGATACCAATCTCATCAACAAGTATCTACTTGAGACAAGTAGAAAGAATGTGAATACACCAAAGGTTGTTTCCTTCACATGGATGAAACAACAGAAGCTGGATTCTGCGAGGAGCATTCTCAAGGAATAAAAGTTGAAGAGATTTTTGAAACTTACAGGGAACATATATCCTGATCTTGTTAAGGTATTTTACACTAACTTTCTTTTTTATGGTGACTCACTTGTTTCACATGtcaaaggtgtagatatggtcATCGCAAGTGATGTATGGTAAGTTGTGACTAGCCTTAAATCTTCTGGACTGAGAATCAATaggggaaaccttggagtagtggaagatttcaacaaaatcctgTTTTACAAAGGTTGTGTCAAGAATCCCCACTCCAAAGTGAGGAATTTTTCAGTTGGTGGgttgaagcttgatgaaaggcttgTGGCTTTCATAGTTTCATGGATTCTCACACCTAGGGGGAACAACCATTCAACTCTTTCTGAAGAAGATATTCTTTTGATCTATTGTATCATGAACAAAGTGAAGATCAACTGGATTCAcacaatcaaagagcacatgcaaaaagctATGAGGTTATGTGACTTTCATTATCCCTATGCCATTTTGATTTCTAAGTTCCTTCATTATTCTGAAGTGGATATAGAAGGGGAGCTAGCATAAGTAATCAAGCCCTCCAGTGAGATCAATAGTGGATCCTTAAGTAAGATGAGATTTACTAAGATTGGTGGAAGATTGGTAAGCAAGAATGGTGATCAAGCTGGCCCAAGTGGAACTAATGAAGGTGATGAACCTGAAGAGGCAACAATGGAAGATGACCTTGCTGCTGAAACTCAAGAAGGTGAACATCATGACATCAATATGGATGAAAGGATGCCTATCATGTCATCTTTTGAAAGGCTAATGATCAATAGAATGGACAGCCTTGCTGACAATAAGAGGAATCTACATGAGATGTGCGAGTCAAGGTTCAACAACATGGATACACGTTTTTCAACACTGGATGAGCAAATTGAAGAAGTCCAGAGACAGATTCTGGAACTACAGTTTGAAAGGGAGGATAGTCCTTCATTTTAAATTTCTGGTTTATTATCTTAAACATTTGgttttattttaagttgtttttaatcctaccttttgtctatttgatgagacaaataggggggAAAGTATTGTTGGGAGTTGTAATGTTCTTAATTGTGTTTTACTGCTTTTGAACATTGCTATTATTGACTGCGTACTGCTTTAAATTTGAAGTTTTTAACTGTTGTTATTTCTGGTTTACAGAATTTTAACCAGTTATCTCTGCGAAATAACCGACTGTTCTTATGCATTCTTGTATAAGTGTTGGTTTCTCATCTAATTGTGGTTGATGTTCCTTCTGGAAATCACCTAGTGAGAACTAGTGTATGGTGTACATCTATTTTGGATTAGATTACCCTGTGTTTGTTCAATGAATGCAGGATTCAacagattctaaacaaagaacattcctaaaagcatcccaaggatttgtctccatcaaatatggggagattgttgaagatgagaaactttgatgtatcaaatcctcaAGGAACCTGAAGTTGTGTTGTGTTTTAGGTTTGGGTTTAgttatggggtttagaatctttgtaagatcagtcttgattcCAACAGAAAGcctattttaatatgttttaaagaactaagtgttttttccatgcaaagggaaaaacaactgattaaagtttcgagacaatcggttatttgtcacttagctggaaaaggagttttgaaactgttttttgaatcagttgtgtaactgctgaaaccattcaaccgataaaatcgtggtttcaaccgattaaaagtgtgttttcataacagtattttgaaaacctgttttaactgattcagtTGTTCAAATCTGCTTTTAAACGGTAGctttttaaaagttataaatatatccttctttcaaatgttttcACATGAGAGAAATATAGAAGTTTTACACTTTGATTTGAGATCAAAAAGAGAGATTACAATATGTTTGTGCAAAGGAGTTTTtcaagtttagcaagattgcttttgagctttgttgtgattcaagaactgatcatagGGCTTCCGGTTTACTGttattccaggtgttttctatcttctcttagtttcttgtaattgttcatattaccTTTTGTAAACGtgtttgtaaaatcctgtaaagtcagtgtgattctagCTTGAGGTGTGTGCTGTGTGCAAAGAGGATGAGTAGGTCTTGTAGTTTCaggatcacctctttgtgggtgtttgtaatctgtgtttggttacatagtggaatactagtggtttgactgaggactagatgtagctcaaggattgagtgaaccagtataaaccttgtgtgtatatctctctctctcaactctttaactgtttgatattttcactatcataaacaaccgattaaataGTGTTTTAACCTATTGAAATTCTAATATTTGTTTCTGTTAGACTGTTTGATTGACTTGCTGGAATGCTTATCTGAGTTGATcgttaaagattcattctaaagtaaagtgattttgaaaatcttttagaaacaattcacccccccctcttgtttaagccatcaattctaacaTGTATGTGGTTCTTTCACAAATTTGGAAGgaaaaggttttgaagaagttTGATTTTTGTCCTTCCATGATGTTTTGTAGAATTCATCATTATGAGTAATTTTGAAATgggttttctttaaaaatttgtgattcaaccttgatggctaggtgaaccaatttttccaaagaGGAATACACATATAGTTCTACCACATGTTGGATTTCTCTTCTTAAGCCACTTACAAATCTAACTATCTTTGACTCCTCATTTTCATGCATATTTATCTTATTCAAAGTAGTTTCTAGATCTTTATAGTACTCATCTACATTCCTAGGTCCTTGTtgaagccgttggagcttcaagAAGAGTACCTTTCTAtaatgaggaggaacaaaccgcgCACCCATACATTatttcaaatcataccaagagaccacggttggcctcttgtttagcccaatgtccattacagtttgGTGCcgccattgcatggcatagtctaagaatTCTAAGGAGGCTAGTTTTACCTTTTGGTCCTTTTGGACTTCATACACATTGAATATTTGCTCAACCTTTGCCTCCCATCCTAGGTAAATATTGGGGTCACTTTCCCAATTAAAACTAGGCAATTTTACATATGGAAAATAAGGCTTAGAAGGATGGTGTTGGTGGCACCTATCATCATATTTGTGCATCCTCCAATCTTGATCTTCCTATTGGCTACCATAATGGGAGTAACTTCTTGAAGCTCTCCTTTGATCCCACCTCCTTCCTTTAGGTTGCCTTTCTTGCACTTCTTCAAGTCTTTGTAATGTTTCCACCAAGTGCCGCATCTTTTCATCCTTTTGGGTAAATGACCTCTTAGCTTCCGCAAGCTCTCCTAAAAGAAAATCCTTTTGGGGAGATTGTGTTTTGGAGGATTCTCTTGAAGATAAATGAGCCATAAAATTTGCACAAAGAGAATGTGATTCTactttggtttgtgttgcgtttactatTGGGACCAATGTTtattggatgcttcgtaatcgatgaaatacttgtcttaattactgtgagaaaattaggtttagggttactcatatttttcgtgaagaaaatgcgtgtgttgataagttgtctaatttaggatttatttatgGAAAaccttttcattggtataatagctACCATCTAGTTTATTCTTAGAATTCTTATGAATagatatagtctacctatgtatcgtttctgttaacatatggattttggtctagtctctccatattttggttttcttttaataatattttttttatgtattgataaatgattattattactTGAGGTATCAAcatagctgagatgtcaaattGCATAATGATGTTTAagatgaaaacttttatttgaaaaaaaaaagaagtaaaTGATGAAATATTTGAtaagaaattgaaaacaaaaaattaactaGAGTTGACctatttaaaacataatttgtCCTTTATAATTCTAATATGTGTGGGAAACGAAATCTGAATTCATATTCCGtctacaaaataataaaataattaaaaatatctatGCATGTAAATTTACGTgtagtttttaaataataagaTACGTGATGGAAGATATTTGTGAATTGTGTTGTGACACATATCAAGTGTTGTTTTTTGTACACGGGTGGCTGCAGGGTTCCCACGGCAGACCAAAAGGCAAAGGAGAAAAGGGTGTGATGGTGGGACCCACCCTGCACTTTCTAGCGTAAACTCTTTATCACCCCTAACTGCATGTAAACAAATTCATTTATCAAATGCTTCATTATTCAAGTCACATGACTTCTCTCTTAGCCCGCTCCACCAATCACAAATTAATATCTATAATAATGGCACCAATGACAAGTTCAAACAGGAGATTATTACATTCAACAGTAAGAGATAATATAAATTTTGCAAATGTGTTAACTCATAAACTTTTCATCAACTATATTGTAATAAGTATCAGATTTAAATAGAATTTGACGCAGCCTAATTTAATGACGCAATCAATCATCATTAGCTACTCTTTCAGCAGTATGTGAATAATTACTTCTTGTAAGAAATTCTTAAAAGTGTTAAATGCGTaataaattgttataattttttatatgtaaaaaactaagaatatttttatttaactaattTTACGTGGAATGTTAAATCTTAGTTACAATGAATGCAGACGTGTACATCCGGAGTCTTCTAAGAGCTTCTTTTCATTGTATAAATAAGCTAGAATTTGGTATTAATGAACAGTGGTGGGAGAGAGTAATCTAGAGTGCCAATAAGGATGGAAAGAGGTTTTTACTTTTTAACACTTGTACCAATTCCCTCCAAACCCAATCTATCTTCTCATCTCTTCCAAAAACGAAATCCAGATAACAATGGAATCCACTCTGGTGGCCAATAAGAAGAGTCCACGTGTGAATGGGAAACACGTCACATCATCCCTTCATGCGTCCCTGTCCCACCTATCGAAAAAGTCCTTACCTTTTCCCTCACTTTTTCTTGCCTTCCCAAGAGTGAGAAACCCAAACTCCAACAGAGAAAAGGGAGAGCGTTAGTGTGTGTCTGTGTTTTGGTGTGTGCATTCATTCAGCGATGTGCAACAAGAACAGTCCTTCTTCTCCAGACATTCAAACAACCTCTATCATGAAGAGGACACGGAGACCAACCAAACGTTATcactcttcctcctcctcctcctcctcttcttcGTCGCTTAAGCCGCACAGGCGCGGAAACCGGACCAAGACGAGGAGGCCCAAGTTCGTTAGCCTGCGTCTTCAGCTATCCGAGCCCAACAACATAGCTGCtcagcccaagcccaagtccaaggCCCTACAGCAGCCGCAGCTGAACCTCTTCCCTCTGCATCCGGAGCACCATGACATGCACGAGGAGCAGAACGTGGCGCTGCTCTTCAGCGCGGAGGGCGGGGCAACGCTGACAGGGCTTCTAGAGGAGGATTCGATGTCGCCGTCGTCGGCGACTACAGAGGGGTCGCTGTCGGCGCTGACTTGTCCGACGGAGGACGCGGGGAATTGGCTAGTGAGGAAGGCGATGCGGCGTAGGGAGAGCGAGGAGGGGAGCGAGGAAAGGTGGGTGTGCTATTCGGAGGTGGTGGAGGAGAAGAAGGAGGCGATGGAGGAGGTGACGAGTTATTGCATGATGGGGACAACGACGACCACAACGTCCTTTGGGTTGTTGTCTTTGAAGCTGGATCACCAGGGGATATTGAATGCTTGGTCTGATAAAGGCTCGCTATACGTTGCGGGGGAGGGAGGCCCACACACTGTCCCAGACTTCCTCAATGGTTTCCTCCTTCATAATGCCTTCCTCCACCATGTATTTTTCACTCCACTCTCTAATAATCTATGCCTCAATAATTTTCCTTTCTCTATGTAAAATTgccatttattgatttttttcttcacttttcatttttccttttttcttctaaaacaAATGGTATCAAGAGTTCTACAGAAACTTTATaaagatttaaattttttttattcaagttaaaaaggtatacgtatttttgttattaatgttttttatttgattttcagtatttttttcaatttcttattAGACAGTGGACACCGATTAGCTAGACAATTTTAAATACCCAAATTTTGGTCGCTCAATTTTAGTCTATTGGACATCTTAGATGCGGAAGACATGCATTTTGAGTTGCGACCCTTCTTAGACAAATCCTTAAGACTCTATGATTGGTTTACAGTGAGTCTCCTACAACTTACCTTTGTTCAGGAAACTCAGCTTCGTGATGTTTTTTACTTTCTAAATTTAGAAGTAATTTGCGCATCAAGATAGTTTTGCAAACTCAGTAAACTTAAATTTGGATCAATTCATTCaaaatttaagtttattaatttgaatttaaatatgcACTAAGTAATTATACTATAACTTAGACAAAGACTCGTGTATACTAGGCAGAAGTTTCAATTTTTTGGGGATTGAAAGAATTTATTAGTCcctttttttagtttatgtgAATATTTTATCAACTAGGAGAAGGGCACCCACTGGGTGAAAGCATGTAAACTTAGGTTAGATCTGGAGATTTAGAGAAATAATGTTGGAAAGATAATACATATATAGCGCTGTTTATAGTTTGAGACATCATtgattgaattaaaaaaagaggatgGGTCATGGTAGATTATGTCACTGATTTGTTTGTAAGATGAGGAGGGCGTACCTGGAGTAGAGTtagtttatttgtttatttgattGTCGGATTGTGCCATAGTTAAATTTTGTAGTCATTGAGGAATCGATTTGTATTGGTACCTTTTTTGGTGAATTTTTTGGTAAAGGGGTTTAAAACATATTGGACTATGTTGTGGaacttttcttttgttttttctttcctGATTGAGAAGCACAGTGCTGAGGTAGCTGAGCATGACCCAAATTTGTTGCGTACTGTTCTTATTTTTATGAATCGTCATTAATGAATAAATAGTTAACCTCAGAAAGGTAGATGGTGGCCACGACTTCATACAAGCCATAAATGGAATGGCTAGGGTCTAGAGAAATTGTTTTAGTAATGGGATGTGATGCTCTCACTCTTAAATTCATGAATTGATTTTTGAACAGGTTGCATGGGATGGCTGGGGGAATGGTGTGGTTGGGAACGCATGGGGTGTTCCTGAAGATTGTGGGGCAAACAAGACGAATGTGAAGGAGGAAAATGGTTGGAAGTTGGGGCAGAGAGAAGCAAGTGTGCAGAGATACAAGGAGAAGAGGCAAAGCAGGCTCTTCTCTAAGAAGATCCGTTATGAAGTTCGCAAGCTGAATGCTGAGAAACGGCCCAGGATGAAGGTACTATTCCCTACTCTCATTCTTGCTGTGGTACTATTTGATTGCTTCTATTCAATTGCCATGCCACTTCATCATGCAGGtattgtaagaaaaaaaaagagaactgtatgaaaaacataaattattaactggtttttgataaaaaaaaataaaaaaactgctTTATTTCCGTAGTTAAAAGTTGTTTTAACAGAAGTATGACACTCTAACAGTGTTTTAATCTACATATTCTTGATGGGTGTATGCTAGTCTAGATATTCTTGATGGAGGCTACTTGATGTTGGAAAAACCATCTTCATGCCATTGTTTATATTGATTGCAAGATATAATAAACTTATTGTATGTTTTGTCCATTTGACAATTAGCAATTCCTCTTCAGCCTTGGGTTAAGACACTGTTAGTGTGTTTGAATTAATTCAGTTGGTATTAAAAAACAGATAATCAGAACCTTGTACTAGAgctgaaaaaaaaagagtagtattttctaaattttagcAAATCCTAACACATGGTACTCATAAGTTGTCAAATTTCTTCATGAAACGAGATGGTATTTTTAACGACACGTAAACTGTATTTGTATTTATCAGGCATGCTAACTTATAAAGATACGACAAAATGCATATTTTTCTTGACACAAATAGGATGTAAATTTTGTATTGAGTTTATGAGCTGGCTAACTTCCAGAAGCATACTATTGAAAGATTTATAAACCAAGAATTTACCTTACACAGTGTACTTCCCTATCCTATAGACTACTAAGTACTAATGCTACCCAGTAGTTGCTAATAAGCAATGAGAGCAAAGGTAACAAATACCATTTTCCTTGTATGTGTTCCGTACTTTTGAGTATGTTCAAATTATGCTCAAGCTCCTTGGAGGTTGAGATCTTCAAGCGGTGCAATGAGCGGAAAGTGGTATTTGGAATGGCACTTCGAGTATTTGCTTAACTGGAACATATGTTATTCCTTTATTATAGAGTCTTTGTTAGTCTTTCTGTTTATTTTGTCCATCAAGTGTCATTGACTCATTCGGTTCTCTAATTCTAAACACCATGAAATTTCCATTCAATCATTCTAAATATCATGAGTTTTTCAGTTGGTTCCTCATTCACATTAGCAATTAACGGACAAAACAAACGGAAGACTAATATATGTGAAAGGgaataaatttacaaaataagaACTAAAAGGACCAAATGGGAGAAATTATAGAGTAGgtaaaacatatttaagttGGTGTATTTTTGGTATTGTAAAATGAAAGATAACTTGGAAAAAGACATTTTTGGTAAAGTGACATTTTTCTCATAATGGTAGGAGTGTTTAAGTAAATGTTCTTTCATTCCCTTTTGTGACCAAGCATAGCTTCTTCTGCCTTTGTTTTCCCTCTATTTGTTAGTCTTTTCCGGCTTGTGTTCACAACACCTTATCATGTTCCCTCATATATTGTCTTAGGCATGTTATCATATACACTTATGGGTACAAAGCTGATGTTGGACTCACTCAAAATGGTTCAACAATAAGTTCACGTGCCCTACGATAGTTTGTCGTAATGTCATGGTGGTAACTTGACATTGTGGAACCCCGTGAAACACTTCAACCGCACTTTATAGTGGTCAAGATTAGAAATCTTTTGCTGGCAGTGGCCTATAAGTCGTAACAGTACCAGCATTAGAGATCTCGACCTCGTATAGTAGTGATCACAtctttttaatcaataaaaatgCAAATTTTATCAAGTTGAAACGAACGACATACTTGGCTTGATCCTTCATCCTGttaagaataattttatttttttaaaactttttctgTCACCCCAACTATTTTGTCATTACAAACAACATCAAACATCAACCATTCACTCGgagtataaaagaaaaataacaatataaaaGTGGGGACAACAAATCAAAACTCACTATGAAACAATCCTATAACAAATAGATCAAATCTATTTTTAGAGAACTGTAGTTTAAGAAATCCAGAAATATTGACCCAAAAATCCTGAGATCTAGATCATAATCAAGAAGCTTATCAGTACAATGATTACCATCCCTCTATATATGAGTAAAATCTAAAAGCATATGTTTAACGTGCTATGGAATGAACTTACCATTATTCATATGTATTTTatactttttgaaaataatgttatttatttacttGATTTGGTACGGTCAAGAATGAActtcaaaaaaaattgagtGAAAATGCAGTAGTAAAAGATGAGAAATGCTATCATCAATTTCTGTCAAACACATTTTCATATTGGGTGACATTTATTTGGGTTAACGTGTGTTGTTAAATTAGGATTAGATATTGCGTTGCAATTACTATAAAACAAATCTTTTGGTACAATGGTTGTTTGCATGTTTGTCTATTTAAAACGTCTGAAACTTGTTATTCCTATTCTGGACGTATGCTGAAATCTTGTAAAATGAATTTCTTTTGTTACATTTTGCAGGGTCGATTTGTGAAGCGGGAATGAGAATTGTAGAAGGATTGGCGCGGTTGATAATAAGAATGTTGTGATATTACAGCGTTGGAATAGAATTTTTCATGTCTTTTGGTTTTGGGTAGTGCTGGGATGCTTTCTGGATGAAAATGTTGTAGATAAGTTTATGCAATGTAAAATCCCAGTGGTACAAAAATATGAACAACCGGGAAAATCTATATTCAACTGCTGTACTGGCGCAACATGTAAGGGGCAGTTTCTAGACCTTTGATTGAACGAGTTTGAGAAAGTGTTACTACTATGTGTTTGATCTCAATCCAAGGCATTAGAAACAGCCAAGCATGTTGTACAagtacaacaacaaaaaaatgtaTAGGTTGCTCTGAAGACTTGAACATAGTCTCACAATTAAAAATTTGGAACATCAAACTATAATACTGGGGGACTGGTAACTGAACCTTAGTCAGACCATCAACACAAGGGTAGGCTCTAGGTGAAAGTATGTTGTGTGACTCAACCATTATATTTTGacatttaatgaaataaaaataatcagcATGAATGAGTATCTTTTTGTGGTTTTATTTTCAGCCAAATTTCTTTTGTTGAATTCGGAGTTTGATTGGCgatgaataaaatgaaaatagagTAGAAGGGGGAGCAATGTGCTATAGTAATCAACTAGATTGTTGCGTTAATTTAAcagttatatttttaatattaaatgttCTTACAAATATTGGGTAAGAGTGGATTCAACTGATGATATCCCTATTTTCTGCACTTCAATTTATCTTCTTGGCTATTCGGTTCATATTTATCACTTGTCGGCGGACCATGGGTGAGTGTATTTGTGAAGGATCTTCAAAGATCAAATTAGttaatgttttaaatataattaattatctatCTATTGAATTAATGGTACAACTATTTATACTAATTGTACTTGTACTAGGTATATGAGAGATAGTGACTTTGGAATTCGTCTTCACTTTGTCCTTCTGGTTTCTCCGCTCCTCCATTCCTTCATTTTTGTCTCTTCTTTCGCTCACTCTTGAAGGGTTTTTTCTTTTGAACCGTTGGATTCATTTAAGGTTTAACAGTTAGATCTTGATGTCCTTTGGCCTTCTGATCCTGCCAGTTGACCAGAGCGCAAAagccttgccacgtcaaaggtaccTTCCTCTGGATCGACCTTGCACCAcactagcttccgtccttcacacttcgattctcctcaagaacctgcaaaagacagagtggcgccgctgcggccgatcgcgctccgacgctcaagtcagtgacggaaccaccaaaactctaagagagaaataCTAGAAACTctaggaaccgtgcaaaaactctctcagcgtactcaagtattctcaaagcgtaaagaagtgttctgaacgcgcgtacctcagaagttcgttagaatcccttatatacctgtgcactttctctctcctgacggttacacctttggacacgtggctcgcatccagctgtacacgtgtcaccatctggaacgtcctctgcttgagcgtcacttcttactcttcaggctgttcgactaagttacccatgcaaggagtaactcggtgtatagctaCCTTAGAGCGCGAtcttcttctagtggcgagcacggggtgtcaccatgcacaccttctctgtggtctcgcctgccgctatcacgatctgcattacttgctcatcgtgcatgtcctggtaaactgttcccttgcctcgacctctggctagggaatgatcatctgataactccatccttcgtactcgtgccctttggaagccttgaacaagctttcctgatctttcggcgatgtccccctctcggcgatctctgaccacttggtcgcctaggCTCACGCACGGTGACCacgacacaagcctggtgaccgccggtttagatatgctagagatcggagcacgccaacttaatgattggcgactacacagactccCTGATGTCCTTCCCTTttgtcagccaggtgtcccgttcaacacgcctatattatcgctcgctgccacgtcatcacttccgactacctggtcggtacacaagccccccagtcttaagctgagacttgtccagcgaaaagactaagagttacgtcatcgtcgatctacgtggcactggcgcagacTTCCGTACGTCCGTActttctgcttttctgacgctctaccaaacccctttttccaatcgctcaacacgtggcttcatcaacggtcatcttcaactgtcgtttgcgcttccgaaaacgttcgaaaaacccttgcacttccactgttccatcatctttctaCATTCTCAAACACTCTAAGTCTTTCTCTGCGAACCCACGAAGCttctcaactctctcaatctccaacttcCTTCAACACtcatccgatcataaaaaggtaactCTTTTACGCCTTCTGTTGATACttgttgcattttaaccgattcgcatcatcagttatctgtctggagcatacgttgtgggctgtttttccctTTCCTCCTCTCTCGTagcttagggcttcgtcttccattacgTTCATCCCAGCGAACTCTTGTTTGTTCATTCCTCCTTCTTTGTCCTCCATCGAGTCGTTTTCTGCAATCTTTGTTCATCCCTTTCCTTTTTCCtctgcag comes from the Phaseolus vulgaris cultivar G19833 chromosome 8, P. vulgaris v2.0, whole genome shotgun sequence genome and includes:
- the LOC137825724 gene encoding uncharacterized protein, with protein sequence MCNKNSPSSPDIQTTSIMKRTRRPTKRYHSSSSSSSSSSSLKPHRRGNRTKTRRPKFVSLRLQLSEPNNIAAQPKPKSKALQQPQLNLFPLHPEHHDMHEEQNVALLFSAEGGATLTGLLEEDSMSPSSATTEGSLSALTCPTEDAGNWLVRKAMRRRESEEGSEERWVCYSEVVEEKKEAMEEVTSYCMMGTTTTTTSFGLLSLKLDHQGILNAWSDKGSLYVAGEGGPHTVPDFLNGFLLHNAFLHHVAWDGWGNGVVGNAWGVPEDCGANKTNVKEENGWKLGQREASVQRYKEKRQSRLFSKKIRYEVRKLNAEKRPRMKGRFVKRE